Proteins encoded within one genomic window of uncultured Draconibacterium sp.:
- a CDS encoding outer membrane beta-barrel protein, whose protein sequence is MKRYKFIFLSIILLLFFGAVTAQEKTKNKQELSVYGKGILNSLKYDFAEGADITRGAGGGLGIQYCLYMSKKWSISLGLGYEQYHSKVFLSGFTDHYQTSDMEGADFDFYSTVDSYEEKQSVAMLNLPILFRYETSMPWDNTSIYGAVGFQLGIPFSSKYNSIAKDLTTSGYFQEWDVMLDNPAFMGFGSWGTIEDNNQKLDFRSSYSLLFELGFKHELDGNSNIYIGYYADLGLNQLAKESTTLTSLIEYDADNPTEFKFNPLFYSAPQAQGEAYVAKPKIMGFGMKIQYAFQF, encoded by the coding sequence ATGAAACGCTACAAGTTCATATTTTTATCAATAATACTGTTACTGTTCTTCGGGGCAGTAACGGCCCAGGAAAAAACAAAAAATAAGCAGGAGCTTTCTGTTTACGGGAAAGGTATTCTTAATTCGCTGAAATATGATTTTGCGGAAGGAGCTGACATAACTAGAGGTGCTGGCGGCGGTTTAGGTATTCAATATTGCCTATATATGAGCAAAAAGTGGAGTATTTCCCTGGGACTCGGATACGAGCAATATCATTCGAAAGTTTTTTTGTCGGGGTTTACGGATCATTATCAAACATCAGATATGGAGGGAGCAGATTTTGATTTTTATTCAACTGTTGATAGCTATGAAGAAAAGCAATCGGTTGCTATGTTAAACCTTCCCATATTATTCAGGTACGAAACGTCTATGCCCTGGGATAATACTTCTATTTATGGTGCTGTCGGTTTTCAGTTAGGAATTCCGTTTAGTTCAAAATATAATTCTATTGCAAAGGATTTGACAACCTCGGGTTATTTTCAAGAGTGGGATGTCATGCTGGATAATCCTGCTTTTATGGGGTTTGGGAGTTGGGGGACAATAGAAGATAATAACCAGAAGCTGGATTTTCGTAGTAGTTACTCTTTATTGTTTGAGTTGGGTTTCAAACATGAATTAGATGGAAACTCAAATATATATATCGGTTATTATGCCGACCTGGGATTAAATCAATTAGCAAAAGAAAGCACTACTTTAACCTCGCTGATAGAATATGATGCTGATAACCCGACGGAGTTTAAGTTTAATCCATTGTTTTATTCTGCACCACAAGCGCAAGGTGAAGCGTATGTTGCAAAGCCAAAAATCATGGGATTCGGAATGAAAATTCAATATGCTTTTCAGTTTTAA
- a CDS encoding phage integrase SAM-like domain-containing protein encodes MNWEDILLSELNYRFITDFEFYITTDHQRPMGNNAVMKHLERLLKMVSMPIRMEWLDKNPFASVIANWYYLKKH; translated from the coding sequence ATGAACTGGGAGGATATTTTATTATCCGAACTAAACTACAGATTCATCACTGATTTTGAATTTTACATCACAACCGATCATCAACGTCCAATGGGAAATAATGCGGTTATGAAACACCTCGAACGACTTCTTAAAATGGTATCCATGCCCATTCGGATGGAATGGCTGGATAAAAATCCCTTTGCTTCAGTAATTGCAAATTGGTACTATTTAAAAAAACATTAA
- a CDS encoding DUF3244 domain-containing protein has protein sequence MRKLPIVLLVLVTLLLLLFPGISQSSSSNLLNQVDVQKEIDLQGSLADTPTRAVLPKPIYATIGSASLNVDFLYNIGNIDVEVYSITGAIVYSQSVNTQTQEQLSIDVTEWDSDFYEIRFVNPEGNYIYGTFGVE, from the coding sequence ATGAGAAAGTTACCCATCGTTTTACTCGTTTTAGTTACATTATTATTATTATTATTTCCAGGAATTAGTCAATCTTCCAGCTCAAATCTTCTGAACCAAGTTGATGTTCAAAAAGAAATCGACTTGCAAGGTTCTTTAGCCGACACCCCAACAAGGGCAGTTTTACCAAAGCCAATCTATGCAACTATTGGTTCGGCAAGTCTGAATGTTGACTTTTTATACAACATAGGAAATATTGATGTTGAAGTTTACTCTATAACCGGTGCTATTGTTTATTCACAAAGTGTAAACACGCAAACACAGGAACAGCTATCAATTGATGTTACGGAATGGGATAGTGACTTCTATGAAATTCGGTTTGTGAACCCCGAAGGCAATTATATATACGGCACGTTTGGGGTAGAATAG
- a CDS encoding LuxR family transcriptional regulator produces the protein MKAKIFSVTFISLLFLITSCQQQSEKVEPILLRAETLVEQRPDSVLFLLEEIENPQSLKKSLLYRYLLLQIQAKDKSYKDITADTLVFDIQKYYNNEDNDKKAALASFYCGRVRQEQGRHEEALEIYLDAEKYLAQSNNSNLKGLFQSAIGSIYYRQFLKDKAIIHYKLAKNYFHQAGNYNNEISASNMIGNCLLILGKTDSAFIYYNGALALADSIKVGQLQSAARQSLGVAYRELGDYEQAIQFFRQAMTFSPDSLNGAKLAANLGRVYELQNKNDSAIYYLQKALTYLPEEQHSYLIANIYATWSKIEEKDNNYIAALDKYKLYNKFLTEIISGNKNDAIIEIEAKYNFQLIESRNKQLLIKRQRMLIYFLGGLLLCVVLILWFLRKATIRVKELREAEHKIAQMQEMVSRYNIKENSFRNILLRHFEILKKTALLESYLNENEKRKGKQWLCKFNEVVYGEKNLNWNLLYETLNNAGNGILEYLRNQLTQLDDSEFRICCLIYIGFNNTEIALILNYRLNTVEVKKSNIRKKLGIENRGNIRDFLNKIGNIR, from the coding sequence ATGAAAGCAAAAATATTTAGCGTAACTTTCATAAGTCTCTTGTTCCTTATTACTTCCTGCCAACAACAATCTGAAAAAGTAGAGCCTATACTCCTGCGTGCAGAAACACTCGTAGAACAACGTCCCGACAGTGTTCTATTTTTGTTAGAAGAAATTGAGAATCCTCAATCCCTAAAGAAATCTTTGCTTTATCGCTATTTGCTACTACAGATACAAGCTAAAGATAAGAGTTATAAAGATATTACCGCTGATACATTAGTTTTTGATATTCAAAAATACTACAATAATGAAGATAATGACAAAAAAGCAGCACTTGCCTCGTTTTATTGCGGACGAGTAAGACAGGAGCAAGGAAGACATGAAGAAGCTCTGGAAATCTATTTAGATGCAGAAAAATATTTGGCGCAAAGCAATAACTCTAACTTGAAAGGATTATTTCAAAGTGCAATTGGGAGTATTTATTACAGGCAATTTTTAAAAGATAAAGCAATAATTCATTATAAACTTGCCAAAAACTATTTCCATCAAGCCGGTAATTACAATAACGAAATAAGTGCAAGTAATATGATTGGTAACTGTTTACTAATACTGGGAAAAACCGATAGCGCTTTTATTTATTACAATGGTGCACTTGCTTTAGCTGACAGTATTAAGGTTGGTCAGTTGCAATCAGCTGCAAGACAAAGTTTAGGCGTAGCATATAGGGAGCTTGGAGATTATGAGCAAGCAATTCAATTTTTTAGACAAGCCATGACATTTTCTCCAGATTCTTTAAATGGTGCAAAGTTGGCTGCCAATCTTGGCCGTGTTTATGAATTACAGAATAAAAACGATTCTGCTATTTACTATTTACAAAAGGCTTTGACCTATCTACCCGAAGAGCAACACAGTTATCTTATTGCCAATATATATGCTACGTGGTCAAAGATAGAGGAAAAAGATAATAATTATATAGCAGCTCTTGATAAGTATAAGCTTTATAATAAATTCCTGACAGAAATTATAAGTGGCAATAAGAACGATGCCATTATTGAGATTGAAGCAAAATATAATTTTCAACTCATTGAAAGTCGTAATAAACAGCTTCTTATAAAACGACAACGGATGTTGATTTATTTTTTGGGGGGGCTGCTACTTTGTGTTGTACTTATTCTTTGGTTTTTGCGGAAGGCAACAATACGAGTGAAGGAATTAAGGGAGGCGGAACACAAAATTGCACAAATGCAGGAAATGGTTAGCAGGTATAACATAAAAGAAAACTCTTTCCGAAATATTTTACTCCGCCATTTCGAGATATTAAAAAAAACAGCTTTATTGGAAAGCTATCTTAATGAAAATGAAAAAAGAAAAGGGAAACAATGGCTTTGTAAGTTTAACGAAGTGGTTTATGGAGAAAAGAACTTAAATTGGAACTTATTATATGAAACGCTAAACAACGCAGGCAATGGTATTTTGGAGTATCTTAGAAATCAATTAACACAACTTGATGATTCTGAATTCCGTATTTGTTGTTTGATTTATATTGGTTTTAACAATACCGAAATAGCGCTTATTTTAAATTATCGGTTAAATACGGTTGAAGTAAAAAAGAGCAATATTCGGAAAAAACTTGGGATAGAAAACCGTGGAAATATTCGTGACTTTCTTAATAAAATAGGGAATATTCGCTAA
- a CDS encoding IS4 family transposase, with amino-acid sequence MNQGKYIFAQLTDFLPRRVFDRIVSKHNGNKYVRTFTCWNQMLCMVFGQLTSRDSMRDLLLSLEAHKSKYYHLGFGSTITRRNLGKANEKRSYKIFEDFAYVLIEEARKSCYRSDFEINVDGNIYAFDSSTIDLCLSVFWWAEFRKTKGGIKLHTLYDVKTSIPTFLYISNAKMHDVNALDLISYEPGSFYVIDKAYIDFKRLYHLHQQRAFFVTRAKDNMRFKRLYSNPVDKATGVKYDQIGKLETYYPSKDYPEKLRRVKYYDCESDKELIFLTNNMELKPTEIAYLYKKRWEVELFFKWMKQHLKIKSFWGTTINAVKIQMYCAIIAYCLVALIGNRLKVNRSIYEILQILSISLLDKTPVKEVLTKYDYKNIKELKNKQLIISGF; translated from the coding sequence ATGAACCAAGGCAAATATATCTTCGCACAACTTACAGATTTTTTACCCAGACGTGTATTTGACAGAATTGTCAGCAAACACAACGGGAATAAGTATGTGAGAACTTTTACATGTTGGAATCAAATGCTATGTATGGTATTTGGACAGCTAACTTCAAGAGACAGTATGAGAGATCTACTCTTAAGTCTTGAAGCTCATAAATCTAAATATTATCATCTCGGATTTGGTTCAACAATAACTCGAAGAAACCTTGGCAAAGCCAATGAAAAACGTAGTTATAAAATCTTTGAAGATTTTGCTTATGTTCTCATAGAGGAAGCACGCAAAAGCTGCTACAGATCGGATTTTGAAATCAACGTTGACGGCAATATTTATGCATTTGATTCATCAACAATAGATCTTTGTCTTAGCGTATTCTGGTGGGCTGAGTTTCGGAAAACAAAAGGTGGCATTAAACTGCACACTTTGTATGATGTTAAAACATCTATACCTACGTTCTTGTATATCTCAAATGCCAAAATGCACGATGTCAATGCACTTGATTTAATCTCATATGAGCCTGGAAGCTTTTATGTGATCGACAAAGCTTACATTGATTTTAAAAGGCTATATCATCTTCACCAGCAGCGGGCTTTCTTTGTTACACGGGCAAAAGATAACATGCGATTTAAGCGGTTGTATTCAAACCCCGTTGACAAAGCAACCGGAGTGAAATATGATCAAATCGGCAAGTTGGAAACTTATTACCCAAGCAAAGATTATCCAGAGAAGCTTAGGAGAGTAAAATACTATGATTGTGAATCAGATAAGGAACTAATTTTCCTTACCAACAACATGGAACTTAAACCTACCGAAATAGCTTATCTGTATAAGAAGCGTTGGGAAGTAGAACTGTTCTTCAAGTGGATGAAACAGCATCTGAAGATAAAATCCTTTTGGGGAACAACTATTAATGCTGTAAAAATCCAAATGTATTGTGCGATCATCGCATACTGTCTTGTTGCCCTAATTGGTAACAGGTTGAAAGTTAACCGCTCAATCTACGAAATCCTACAAATCCTTAGCATATCTCTACTCGATAAAACTCCTGTAAAAGAAGTGCTTACGAAATACGATTACAAAAATATCAAAGAACTAAAAAATAAACAATTAATAATCAGCGGGTTTTAA
- a CDS encoding SDR family oxidoreductase, which yields MKVFLLGATGNTGYEVLKRLVQEKHTVKVLVRNPARLNLSEINQSHKGQVEVIEGGVFEPEKLKEYFKGSDLIISALGTGTDNSYTEIYSEGGKNILSAMRATGIKRLITITAGLIDMSDPSTDNFFLNRIIRPNFNKVYYDQTRWETILDDTEDIHWICVRPTYLTNKAPKGKYRVQHKHCPKGGRKISRSDLADFIVKQIDSYEYIHKKPVIAY from the coding sequence ATGAAAGTATTTTTATTGGGAGCAACAGGAAATACCGGTTACGAAGTTTTAAAGAGATTAGTTCAGGAAAAGCATACAGTAAAAGTACTCGTAAGGAATCCTGCGAGGTTGAATTTATCTGAAATAAATCAGTCACATAAAGGTCAGGTTGAAGTGATTGAAGGAGGCGTGTTTGAACCTGAAAAACTCAAAGAATATTTTAAAGGTTCCGATTTAATTATTTCAGCATTGGGAACAGGTACTGACAACAGCTACACAGAAATCTATTCTGAAGGAGGCAAAAATATTCTTTCAGCAATGAGAGCTACCGGTATAAAAAGACTAATTACAATTACTGCCGGACTAATTGATATGAGTGATCCTTCAACCGATAATTTTTTCCTTAACCGTATTATTCGTCCCAACTTCAACAAAGTTTATTACGACCAAACCCGATGGGAAACGATTTTAGATGATACTGAAGATATTCACTGGATTTGTGTACGGCCAACCTATTTAACAAATAAAGCCCCGAAAGGAAAGTACCGGGTTCAACATAAACATTGTCCGAAAGGTGGCAGAAAAATCAGTCGTTCCGACCTGGCTGATTTTATCGTGAAACAAATCGACTCTTATGAATATATTCATAAGAAACCAGTAATAGCTTATTAA
- a CDS encoding DoxX family protein, translating to MKTLKITYWTSTIILSLLFLMNIFMYFTRDPKIVAGIDALGYPLYLLDILGVAKIIGIIILLVPKFPRLKEWAYAGFVIDLIGAIWSHIAIGDTSSVSFILMFVMILAVSYVTMRKLESHFSFQK from the coding sequence ATGAAAACATTAAAAATTACTTACTGGACATCCACTATTATTTTGTCCCTGCTTTTTCTTATGAATATTTTTATGTACTTCACAAGAGATCCTAAAATTGTTGCCGGTATTGATGCTCTGGGTTACCCTTTATATTTGCTTGATATATTAGGCGTAGCAAAGATAATAGGGATTATAATACTGCTTGTTCCGAAATTTCCAAGGCTAAAAGAATGGGCCTATGCCGGATTTGTCATTGATTTAATTGGTGCCATCTGGTCACACATCGCTATCGGGGACACTTCTTCAGTTTCTTTTATATTAATGTTTGTAATGATACTTGCAGTATCTTATGTAACAATGAGAAAGCTGGAGTCACATTTCTCTTTTCAAAAATAA
- a CDS encoding pirin family protein, whose amino-acid sequence MIHVTRASKQRIINQGKFIIRLLPLGNDISGQNDHGLYQLGRVDHATLEGGTLVPMHLHRNDEILSYIRKGTMVHKDSQENTIPITNQYLMMMNAGSGFYHEEGVPADGETVEMLQIFMRPRANNLTPQVQFHQLKEAYSVNKWRLIGGNEQSSTPLKINTEIEVYDVRIREEQIKIPEIENKTGYLYVFNGEIEIPEKQIRLRKGDALLLEHESLSVYSGETADLVLFVLDKNAPFSRSGLFAQ is encoded by the coding sequence ATGATACACGTTACAAGAGCTTCAAAACAAAGGATTATTAACCAGGGGAAATTTATTATCCGGTTATTGCCGCTGGGGAATGATATTTCCGGGCAAAATGACCACGGTCTTTACCAGTTGGGAAGAGTCGATCATGCGACATTGGAAGGCGGAACTCTGGTACCCATGCATTTACATCGCAATGATGAGATACTTTCCTATATCCGAAAAGGGACAATGGTACATAAGGATAGCCAGGAAAATACAATTCCCATTACTAATCAATACTTGATGATGATGAATGCAGGTAGCGGTTTTTATCATGAAGAAGGTGTTCCTGCAGATGGTGAAACGGTAGAAATGTTGCAAATATTTATGCGTCCGCGTGCCAACAACTTGACACCACAGGTCCAATTTCATCAACTGAAAGAAGCATACAGCGTGAACAAATGGCGCCTGATTGGTGGTAATGAGCAATCTTCTACGCCTTTAAAAATAAATACAGAGATTGAAGTTTATGATGTCCGAATCCGGGAAGAACAAATTAAAATTCCTGAAATAGAAAATAAAACCGGATATCTGTATGTTTTCAATGGCGAGATTGAGATTCCTGAAAAACAAATACGATTAAGGAAAGGAGATGCCTTGTTATTGGAACATGAGTCGCTATCCGTTTATTCCGGGGAAACAGCAGATCTTGTACTATTTGTCTTGGATAAAAATGCACCCTTTTCAAGGAGCGGGCTTTTTGCTCAGTAG
- a CDS encoding DsbA family protein, with protein sequence MEAKTIKIIQFTDPVCTWCWGSEPVLRTLETRYGPQIKMSYIMGGLVKDIFSFYDGFNDIGGDPERSNRNIALHWLDASNRHGMPVEAEGFKLFSTENPSTYPQNIAYKAAQLQDEEKANRFLRRMREASAAEAKVTSTTEVLVELASEVGLDISQFLDDFINGKAKAAFEEDLYITAQHGARGFPAFLIKYGEKSIMLRGYHRYESFKSIISNLSNGKLKELKVERNKESVFEFINKYNSAAPVEVKMAFDLSDDEFKEIESSLLQKQKITKQKAGNGYFLLPRINSMVCDVETGVCSQ encoded by the coding sequence ATGGAAGCAAAAACAATAAAAATCATTCAGTTTACCGACCCGGTTTGTACCTGGTGTTGGGGAAGTGAACCGGTTTTAAGAACCCTGGAAACACGTTATGGCCCACAAATAAAAATGAGTTATATCATGGGCGGACTGGTTAAAGATATCTTTTCGTTTTACGATGGCTTTAACGATATCGGTGGCGACCCTGAGCGTTCGAACAGAAATATTGCATTGCACTGGCTTGATGCATCAAACCGACATGGCATGCCTGTTGAAGCGGAAGGTTTTAAATTGTTCTCAACAGAAAATCCTTCAACCTATCCGCAAAACATAGCTTACAAAGCAGCACAACTGCAGGATGAAGAAAAAGCCAACCGTTTTCTGCGTCGTATGCGTGAAGCATCTGCTGCCGAGGCCAAAGTTACCAGCACAACAGAAGTTCTGGTAGAACTGGCTTCTGAAGTGGGGTTGGATATATCTCAATTTCTGGATGATTTTATAAACGGAAAGGCAAAGGCTGCTTTCGAAGAAGATTTATACATTACTGCTCAACACGGGGCAAGAGGTTTTCCAGCATTTTTAATCAAATACGGCGAAAAGTCAATAATGCTCCGGGGTTATCACCGATACGAAAGCTTTAAGTCAATCATCAGTAATTTAAGCAATGGGAAGCTTAAAGAATTAAAAGTTGAACGAAATAAAGAGTCAGTCTTCGAGTTCATAAACAAGTACAATTCTGCAGCTCCTGTTGAAGTAAAAATGGCTTTTGACTTGTCAGATGATGAATTTAAAGAAATAGAAAGTTCTCTGCTTCAAAAACAGAAAATAACAAAACAGAAAGCAGGAAACGGGTATTTTTTATTGCCCAGAATTAACTCGATGGTTTGTGATGTTGAGACGGGTGTTTGTTCACAATAA
- a CDS encoding helix-turn-helix domain-containing protein — protein sequence MINEKKNFHPDYLSGKPYFLEHLSNTCTDAGAHRTDYYSICFLSEGELKVETNLFLNHAKAPAFFVIAPDVIRSFLETGTNVSMTVLFFKKEYFLKSQADIHFLDKYDFFEQKDRHIIELNEKQFQNFSNYFQLIEQKIANASSHTSDIIRSFIYILLNEIDEIVNSNKNAIQTLSLSRNEQLLLEFKTLLSKYFLIQRQLAFYAGKLHVTPKHLSAAVKEASGKTAGDWIKEILLLESKVLLKDKQLTIAQIADKLDFTDPSHFGKFFKSHVGVSPLSFRG from the coding sequence ATGATTAATGAAAAAAAAAATTTTCATCCTGATTATTTAAGTGGAAAACCTTATTTCCTGGAACATTTATCAAATACTTGTACGGATGCAGGCGCTCATCGTACAGATTACTATTCGATTTGTTTCTTAAGTGAAGGGGAGTTGAAGGTTGAAACCAATCTGTTTCTTAATCATGCAAAAGCCCCTGCTTTTTTTGTAATTGCTCCTGATGTTATCCGGAGTTTTCTCGAAACTGGCACGAATGTTAGCATGACTGTATTATTCTTCAAAAAAGAATACTTTCTTAAAAGCCAGGCAGACATACATTTTCTTGATAAATATGACTTTTTTGAACAGAAGGATCGTCATATAATTGAGTTGAATGAGAAACAATTTCAAAATTTTTCAAATTACTTTCAGTTAATAGAACAAAAAATAGCAAATGCATCTTCCCATACATCTGATATTATCCGAAGCTTTATTTACATCCTTCTTAACGAAATTGATGAGATTGTTAATAGCAACAAAAATGCCATTCAAACACTTTCATTGAGCAGAAATGAACAGCTGTTACTGGAATTCAAAACGCTTCTTTCAAAGTATTTTTTAATCCAACGCCAATTGGCTTTTTATGCAGGAAAACTACATGTTACTCCCAAACATTTATCAGCAGCAGTAAAAGAAGCAAGTGGCAAAACCGCGGGCGACTGGATAAAGGAAATACTTCTTTTGGAGTCGAAGGTTTTGTTAAAAGATAAGCAGTTAACCATTGCGCAAATTGCAGATAAGCTTGATTTTACTGACCCTTCACATTTCGGGAAGTTCTTTAAAAGCCACGTTGGTGTTAGTCCTTTAAGTTTTAGGGGGTAA
- a CDS encoding universal stress protein: protein MEQKEYSILALISPNKEGETVLKEALYLQSTLEVKLVILNIIDEPGFFERNFQPEETELAIKKAKEQLTNFVRTVIGKEIPNDIVISVRAGNPVEVLLEKSKTDSLEFLLIDKSDTNYPGALTKEQVDKLISVSKCPVLTVNKDFGVPQIKNIAIPIDITQSTKKRLLWAQFLAKKHDAKITILSALKANIDVEKSLALKNAQKIQQLLRDHDIESDIKILKVYNQDSHQVILEYVKEENPELLIIRTHQESIFSNTNIGKFVSEIVHGSKLPVFTVNYTPNPVDSLFL from the coding sequence ATGGAACAGAAAGAATACAGCATTTTGGCACTTATTTCGCCAAACAAAGAAGGAGAGACAGTTTTAAAAGAAGCACTGTACTTACAAAGCACCCTGGAGGTAAAGCTTGTAATACTTAATATAATTGACGAGCCCGGTTTTTTTGAGCGAAATTTTCAGCCCGAAGAAACTGAGTTAGCTATAAAAAAAGCCAAAGAACAGCTTACAAACTTTGTTAGAACGGTAATTGGAAAGGAAATACCAAACGATATTGTGATTTCGGTGCGGGCCGGCAATCCAGTGGAGGTTTTGCTTGAAAAGTCGAAAACCGATAGCCTGGAGTTTCTGCTGATAGACAAAAGCGATACCAACTATCCGGGGGCATTAACAAAAGAGCAAGTCGACAAATTGATTAGCGTGTCGAAATGCCCGGTATTAACAGTAAACAAAGATTTTGGCGTACCTCAAATAAAGAATATTGCCATCCCGATCGACATTACCCAATCGACAAAAAAAAGGCTTTTGTGGGCACAATTTCTAGCAAAAAAACACGATGCAAAAATTACGATTTTGTCGGCGCTTAAAGCCAATATTGATGTTGAAAAAAGCCTTGCTTTAAAAAATGCGCAAAAGATCCAACAATTACTCCGGGATCATGATATTGAATCTGATATCAAAATACTAAAAGTGTACAATCAGGATTCGCATCAGGTTATTCTGGAATATGTAAAAGAAGAAAATCCGGAGTTGCTTATCATTCGTACGCATCAGGAATCGATATTCTCGAATACAAACATCGGAAAATTTGTTTCCGAAATAGTTCATGGTAGTAAATTGCCCGTGTTTACGGTTAATTATACTCCAAATCCTGTCGACTCACTTTTTCTGTAA
- a CDS encoding V-type ATP synthase subunit A — protein sequence MNNNTTRTGKLISIQDSLVKARFYGNAIMGETANVIVDGKSLQAEVLQIDPDPKNAEAGIVEMQVFEDLTGAQIGDQVEFTGKSLSVLLGPGLLTSIWDGLQNPLYKLGEQDPYLVPGMKAPALDEEKLWDFTPSVAVGDKVSGGDTIGTVPEGRLTHSILVPFNFGKCKVESIIEKSEVNITETVAVISDSQNVKHELKIAFRWAVKSPIPFKERAIPSKTISTGVRVIDLLAPVSYGGTVGNPGPFGAGKTVLQHSLCKYALADIIIMAACGERAGEAVEVFKDFAELEDPSTGDSLMNRMCIFGNTSSMPVAAREASVFIALTVGEYYRYLGYNVVLLADSTSRWAQALRERSGRQGDIPGPEAFPMDIPDQIKGMYQRAGADQGTGGSLTFIGTVSPAGGNFQEPVTQATMDATGGFWGLSQDRADAKKYPAIDPLAYTSSVYNSFISWDDRNKMLQTLYEANDIDQTISTIGLKKVPVEKYVLYQKGLTIDFCVMQQNAFHKIDACTRPERLIVINEAVQKLIDRTINFAQEDMEDEEVKEQIKAKFDELRQWWKDWNTSAQTIDEMAVLPEKVEQFILQGEYTL from the coding sequence ATGAATAATAATACAACGAGAACAGGCAAACTCATATCCATTCAGGATTCGTTGGTGAAAGCACGATTTTACGGAAATGCGATAATGGGTGAAACTGCCAATGTTATAGTAGATGGAAAATCGTTACAAGCCGAAGTACTACAAATTGATCCCGACCCGAAAAATGCGGAGGCAGGAATTGTTGAGATGCAGGTTTTCGAAGATTTAACAGGTGCTCAAATTGGCGATCAGGTTGAATTTACCGGCAAGTCCTTATCAGTGCTTTTGGGTCCGGGACTACTAACCAGTATTTGGGATGGACTTCAAAATCCCCTCTACAAACTGGGCGAGCAAGATCCTTACCTGGTGCCCGGCATGAAAGCTCCGGCACTTGACGAAGAAAAGTTATGGGACTTTACGCCTTCGGTAGCTGTGGGAGACAAAGTAAGTGGTGGCGATACCATCGGTACCGTTCCTGAAGGACGTTTAACGCACAGCATTTTAGTGCCTTTCAATTTTGGTAAATGCAAAGTGGAAAGCATTATCGAAAAAAGCGAGGTAAATATTACCGAAACGGTTGCTGTTATTTCCGACAGTCAAAACGTAAAACACGAGTTAAAAATAGCATTCCGCTGGGCGGTAAAATCACCGATTCCGTTTAAAGAGCGCGCTATTCCGAGTAAAACGATTTCTACCGGAGTGCGTGTTATCGATTTACTGGCACCGGTCAGTTATGGCGGAACAGTTGGAAACCCCGGTCCTTTTGGTGCGGGAAAAACTGTATTGCAACACTCGTTATGTAAATATGCTTTAGCCGATATTATTATTATGGCAGCCTGTGGCGAACGAGCCGGTGAGGCTGTGGAGGTATTTAAAGATTTTGCTGAACTGGAAGATCCGTCAACCGGCGACTCGCTGATGAACCGGATGTGTATTTTCGGTAATACCAGTTCAATGCCTGTTGCCGCACGCGAGGCCAGTGTATTTATTGCACTAACCGTAGGTGAGTATTATCGCTACCTGGGTTACAATGTGGTTCTTTTGGCCGACTCAACTTCGCGTTGGGCACAAGCACTTCGCGAGCGTAGCGGTCGTCAGGGAGATATTCCGGGTCCGGAGGCATTCCCAATGGATATCCCTGATCAGATTAAAGGAATGTACCAGCGTGCCGGTGCCGATCAGGGCACAGGAGGTTCGTTAACCTTTATTGGAACAGTGTCGCCTGCTGGTGGTAACTTCCAGGAGCCGGTAACACAGGCAACAATGGATGCAACCGGCGGTTTCTGGGGGTTGTCGCAAGACCGTGCCGATGCCAAAAAATATCCGGCCATCGATCCGTTGGCTTACACTTCGTCGGTTTACAACAGCTTTATTTCGTGGGACGATCGCAATAAAATGCTGCAAACACTTTACGAAGCAAATGATATCGATCAAACCATCAGTACCATTGGTTTGAAAAAAGTTCCGGTAGAAAAATACGTGCTTTATCAAAAAGGACTCACCATCGATTTCTGTGTAATGCAGCAAAATGCTTTCCACAAAATTGATGCATGTACCCGTCCTGAACGCCTGATTGTTATTAACGAAGCCGTTCAAAAGCTTATCGATAGAACTATCAATTTTGCCCAGGAAGACATGGAAGATGAAGAAGTTAAAGAGCAAATAAAAGCAAAATTTGATGAGCTGCGCCAGTGGTGGAAAGACTGGAACACCTCGGCTCAAACTATCGATGAAATGGCCGTTCTTCCGGAAAAAGTTGAACAATTTATTTTACAAGGAGAGTACACACTATGA